A single genomic interval of Nostoc commune NIES-4072 harbors:
- a CDS encoding AAA family ATPase, whose protein sequence is MDFDYFRSNEGTPTNNTRQSLLASGWRPFNRELDWEFLWQLLYSDYRELTQKSLNLASNLADVLGRNNYAWWANILNVVSENTRYEVEKFWNYITPDPQSPDHRYKDVLSTETPIVQFVSRSSIPIDYVLNRLQEITVLRVLGVLGNPDIITQYYSERDFYFPIDKFISWERLDVINTVYAYWAKYDVWLQIDPYDRGRRQYSLMAKNLAPLINKATYDLAVMLSGYQSRVGKVHSQFNIRTFPADIQNFTDSVQQAILNQNQLAVVVHGQPGTGKTVWTQAVAKEILVPLGYVIFILDHDAIANFVPPTYIERICIVINEADNLAQNRASEVAQYNNKTEHILSLLDGTLYQSVIDESGIQMQQRLVVLMTCNTTERLDPAMLRKGRVDLIYEFTQLFI, encoded by the coding sequence ATGGATTTTGACTATTTTAGAAGTAATGAAGGCACTCCGACAAATAATACCCGACAAAGTTTGCTTGCTAGCGGTTGGCGACCGTTTAACCGAGAATTAGACTGGGAGTTTTTGTGGCAACTGTTGTATAGTGACTACCGCGAATTAACTCAAAAAAGCTTGAATTTAGCGAGTAATCTTGCTGATGTTTTGGGACGAAATAATTATGCTTGGTGGGCTAATATATTAAATGTTGTATCTGAAAATACCCGCTACGAAGTTGAAAAGTTTTGGAATTACATCACGCCAGATCCTCAATCACCAGATCATCGCTACAAAGATGTTTTGAGTACGGAAACGCCCATCGTTCAATTCGTTAGTCGTAGTAGCATTCCCATTGATTATGTTCTTAATCGACTACAAGAAATTACAGTACTACGAGTTTTAGGAGTGTTAGGTAATCCCGACATTATTACCCAGTATTACTCAGAAAGAGATTTTTATTTTCCTATAGATAAATTTATTAGCTGGGAACGCTTAGACGTTATCAATACTGTTTATGCTTACTGGGCAAAGTATGACGTTTGGTTGCAAATTGATCCCTACGATCGCGGACGACGACAATATAGTTTAATGGCGAAAAATCTCGCGCCACTAATTAACAAAGCGACTTATGACTTAGCAGTTATGCTGAGTGGATATCAAAGTCGTGTAGGCAAGGTTCACAGTCAATTTAACATTCGCACATTTCCAGCAGATATCCAAAACTTTACTGATTCTGTACAACAAGCGATTCTGAATCAAAACCAGTTAGCGGTTGTTGTACATGGGCAACCAGGTACTGGTAAGACAGTCTGGACACAAGCAGTAGCAAAAGAAATTCTTGTACCTTTGGGGTATGTAATTTTTATTTTAGATCATGATGCGATCGCTAACTTTGTCCCACCGACTTACATAGAGCGTATTTGTATCGTTATTAACGAAGCTGATAATCTAGCGCAAAATCGTGCTTCTGAGGTAGCGCAATACAATAACAAAACCGAACACATTCTGAGTTTGCTAGATGGTACTTTGTATCAGAGTGTAATTGATGAGTCTGGTATTCAGATGCAGCAACGCTTAGTTGTGTTGATGACTTGCAATACTACTGAAAGATTAGATCCAGCCATGTTACGTAAAGGCAGGGTGGATTTAATATATGAGTTTACGCAACTATTTATTTGA
- a CDS encoding response regulator transcription factor translates to MVIKIMHESPKKILVIEDDNVTRNLYLMGLEAKGFDTIGADNGLAGIQQAQEYIPDLVICDITMPDMDGYSVLNTLRQDPVTAIIPFIFLTGSSTKADVRKAMELGADDYLTKPSTLDELLRAIAIRLQKQATLQYWWAMKLEKAPQSVFAENTTAIAVGGGVGVSDSEAVATLGASVSREVSGREAPDTEIMIPPKSIFPYIPQLKEVFDFIEANYHLGITLCDVAVAVGYSPAYLTNRVAKQTGETVNCWIVKRRMAGARFLLQNNDQTVEKIAKALGYQDVSHFSRQFRQHHGLPPQAWRKEHQLVSQKQVKLWQNC, encoded by the coding sequence ATGGTAATAAAAATTATGCATGAATCACCAAAGAAAATTCTTGTCATTGAAGATGATAACGTTACCCGCAACCTTTATTTAATGGGTCTTGAGGCTAAAGGTTTTGATACGATAGGTGCTGACAACGGTCTTGCTGGTATCCAACAAGCACAAGAGTATATACCCGACTTAGTAATTTGCGATATCACAATGCCTGATATGGATGGTTATAGCGTTTTAAATACGCTACGCCAAGATCCTGTTACAGCAATTATTCCGTTCATTTTTCTGACTGGTAGTAGTACCAAAGCAGATGTTCGCAAAGCTATGGAATTGGGAGCAGACGACTATCTTACCAAACCTTCTACACTAGACGAATTACTCAGAGCGATCGCTATTCGCCTACAAAAGCAAGCTACCCTACAATACTGGTGGGCGATGAAATTAGAAAAAGCTCCACAATCAGTATTTGCAGAGAATACCACAGCGATCGCTGTAGGTGGTGGTGTTGGCGTTAGCGATAGCGAAGCGGTAGCGACGTTAGGAGCGTCAGTCAGTAGGGAAGTCTCTGGTAGAGAAGCACCTGATACAGAAATCATGATCCCTCCCAAGTCAATTTTTCCTTACATTCCCCAATTAAAAGAAGTTTTTGACTTTATCGAAGCTAATTATCATCTAGGAATTACTTTGTGTGATGTGGCTGTTGCTGTTGGTTACTCACCTGCTTATTTAACTAACCGAGTAGCAAAGCAAACAGGTGAGACTGTAAACTGCTGGATTGTCAAACGCCGGATGGCGGGAGCACGTTTTCTACTCCAAAATAACGATCAGACAGTCGAGAAGATAGCGAAAGCATTAGGCTATCAGGATGTGTCTCATTTCTCCCGCCAGTTTCGCCAACATCACGGTTTACCTCCCCAAGCTTGGCGCAAAGAGCATCAACTTGTATCACAAAAACAGGTAAAACTTTGGCAAAATTGCTGA
- a CDS encoding scytonemin biosynthesis sensor histidine kinase, translating into MNSGDSTLARSNNQWVLQPEVEMKFAHFLINHAVDAAFCLGENAQFLYVNDATCRMTEYSREELLSMRLHDIDVDFSLHNWSDISSQNSLTFKSRYRTKRGRIFLVEISISYVKQQDMEFGCAFVREISDEIVELSVQKWTDELRDAKDNLQQEFSQLKAKEVELETSLSLLRSTLESTAIGIVAVNFEGDILSLNQKFVDMWQIPESLILSKKCPRCKAFFENQLKDPQAFSRLIWEVSSQSDFESYDILELNDGRVFAHYSKPQWLDSKIIGRVWSIWDITESKQTEEALRLNAARFRALAETTDVSTFLIQGTRLCYINPAVEQLTGYTKEELLTGFDLRRLIKSKKGRQIRKQGEAANFEYQEMSILTKNGTERWLACAVAMLDGGLDFGGKSVEMVAGIDITDYKYAELSLNQALEQAKQLSELRARFLSMVCHQFRTPLNIVSFSNSLLKEEVDKRTQKKIQPLLDHIQKATEQLSQMLDDILFFSKTEAAKINCEPKPLELVEFCNDLVAQMQMSISQIPINFVSQYSSLIACIDKKLLEPILKNLLDNAIKYSPSHIAIDLKLSCKNEKVIFQVKDRGIGISVADQQRIFEPFYRGTNIDSIPGTGLGLSILKTLVDLHHGQVFVESQVDVGTTFTVILPLIKSEFSSSEL; encoded by the coding sequence ATGAATTCTGGCGATTCTACATTAGCTAGATCAAATAATCAATGGGTGCTACAACCAGAAGTAGAGATGAAGTTTGCTCACTTCCTAATAAATCACGCTGTAGATGCTGCCTTCTGTTTAGGAGAAAACGCACAGTTTCTTTACGTCAACGATGCCACTTGTCGGATGACTGAGTATTCGCGTGAAGAATTACTTTCCATGAGGCTGCATGATATAGATGTAGATTTTTCTCTACACAATTGGTCAGATATTAGCTCACAAAATTCCCTTACCTTTAAATCTCGTTACCGGACAAAAAGAGGTCGAATATTTCTGGTAGAAATATCCATTAGCTATGTCAAACAACAAGATATGGAATTTGGCTGTGCTTTTGTTCGTGAGATAAGTGATGAAATAGTAGAACTGAGCGTGCAAAAGTGGACTGATGAATTAAGGGATGCCAAAGACAATTTGCAACAGGAATTTTCTCAACTCAAGGCAAAAGAAGTAGAACTAGAAACATCTCTTTCTTTGCTTCGTTCTACTCTCGAATCTACTGCCATTGGTATTGTTGCAGTTAACTTTGAGGGAGATATTCTGAGCTTGAATCAGAAATTTGTGGATATGTGGCAGATCCCGGAGTCTCTAATACTATCTAAGAAATGCCCTCGATGCAAAGCCTTTTTTGAGAACCAACTTAAAGATCCACAAGCCTTTAGTCGGCTGATTTGGGAAGTGTCTAGCCAATCTGATTTCGAGAGCTACGACATTCTGGAGTTGAACGATGGAAGAGTTTTTGCACACTACTCTAAGCCTCAATGGCTCGATAGCAAAATTATTGGTAGAGTGTGGAGTATTTGGGATATTACCGAATCGAAACAGACTGAAGAAGCATTGCGGTTGAATGCAGCTAGATTTCGGGCTTTAGCAGAAACAACAGATGTTAGCACCTTTCTGATTCAAGGCACGCGACTTTGCTATATAAATCCAGCAGTAGAGCAACTCACTGGCTACACAAAAGAGGAACTGCTAACAGGCTTTGATCTTCGCAGACTGATTAAAAGCAAAAAAGGCAGGCAGATACGTAAGCAGGGTGAAGCAGCAAACTTTGAATATCAGGAGATGAGTATTCTGACAAAAAACGGTACGGAGCGCTGGCTAGCTTGCGCGGTTGCAATGCTGGATGGAGGGCTGGATTTTGGTGGAAAATCAGTAGAAATGGTTGCAGGCATCGATATTACCGATTACAAATATGCAGAATTAAGTCTTAACCAAGCTTTAGAACAAGCCAAACAACTTAGCGAACTAAGAGCGCGTTTTCTTTCTATGGTTTGCCATCAATTCCGTACACCACTAAATATTGTTTCATTTTCTAATAGCTTACTAAAGGAAGAAGTAGACAAACGTACACAGAAGAAAATACAACCATTACTAGATCACATTCAAAAAGCTACCGAACAACTCAGTCAGATGTTGGATGATATTTTGTTCTTCTCTAAAACAGAAGCAGCAAAAATAAACTGTGAACCTAAACCACTGGAGTTAGTTGAGTTCTGTAATGATTTAGTTGCCCAAATGCAGATGAGCATTAGCCAAATTCCGATTAATTTTGTAAGTCAATATAGCTCTTTAATAGCCTGTATAGATAAAAAACTGTTAGAGCCAATTTTGAAAAATTTGCTCGACAATGCAATAAAGTATTCTCCCTCGCACATTGCAATTGATTTGAAACTTTCTTGCAAAAATGAGAAAGTAATTTTTCAGGTTAAAGATAGGGGGATCGGTATTTCAGTAGCAGATCAGCAACGAATATTTGAACCATTTTACCGTGGTACTAATATTGATAGTATACCTGGTACTGGATTAGGACTATCAATTCTTAAAACCCTTGTAGATTTACATCACGGTCAAGTATTTGTAGAAAGTCAAGTTGATGTAGGTACTACATTTACTGTGATCTTGCCATTAATCAAATCAGAGTTTAGTAGTTCCGAGTTGTGA
- the scyA gene encoding scytonemin biosynthesis protein ScyA (ScyA, a thiamin diphosphate-dependent enzyme, performs an acyloin condensation during scytonemin biosythesis. It joins a molecule of indole-3-pyruvate to one of para-hydroxyphenylpyruvic acid.) produces the protein MSQNYTGSNSPLITTEPYKEFPANRYVESVSDVSRQVDESENNNEIQPFLNDETPPTLSVADAIAQMLVNLGVNYAFGVAGGAMASLWGALSNSSINVLNFRHEAGAAFAATEAYFANNRPTVVFTTAGPGITNALTGLFAARGEGAKVILLSACTSAPQRGRWAIQETSTYTLPSGGIFTPGALFNYAITIESAAQLPQVFRKLALAMAQPGGFVAHLSIPTAVQTSLVENISLPKLDVTPFPMTASKQAIAKSVELLSSGPFAIWVGFGARNAAEEIIELAERTGAAVMCSPRGKGIFPEDHPQFVGVTGLGGHASVLTYMEQQPPLRTLVLGTRLGEPTSFWSSALVPKEGFIHVDIDPEVPGVAYPHVETLAIQSDIKAFVEELLQQLPDAPDSTTLPLPRPEHKAIEPAPEVDYPVRPEVLMAAIQKIIVEDTDAVVMAECGNSFTWSTHLLQFSEANRYRVSTGVGAMGHAVTGVLGAALASNSKAVGIVGDGAMLMNNEISTAVKYKIPAIWIVLNDARYNMCHQGMKILGLKGADATLPPTNFAMIARGMGAEALVVVRESEIEAALQQAIASNAPFLIDVVIDADRPAPSGARNKSLAAQGVKSNSAKNPAKQISFPMV, from the coding sequence ATGAGTCAAAACTATACTGGTTCAAACTCTCCTCTAATCACCACTGAGCCATACAAGGAATTTCCAGCAAACAGATATGTAGAATCTGTATCTGACGTTTCTCGCCAGGTTGATGAATCGGAGAATAACAACGAAATTCAGCCTTTTTTAAACGACGAAACACCCCCAACGCTCTCAGTTGCCGATGCGATCGCTCAGATGTTGGTAAATTTGGGAGTAAACTACGCTTTTGGTGTGGCGGGTGGTGCGATGGCAAGCCTTTGGGGGGCGCTGTCAAATAGCAGCATCAACGTGTTGAACTTCCGCCATGAAGCAGGAGCAGCATTTGCAGCGACCGAAGCATACTTTGCTAATAATCGCCCCACTGTAGTTTTTACCACAGCAGGGCCGGGGATCACGAATGCTCTTACCGGGTTATTTGCAGCTCGTGGTGAAGGTGCAAAGGTAATTTTGTTATCGGCTTGTACCTCAGCACCGCAACGTGGACGTTGGGCAATTCAAGAAACCAGCACTTACACATTGCCCAGTGGGGGAATTTTTACCCCAGGCGCTTTATTCAACTATGCAATCACTATTGAATCTGCGGCTCAACTACCGCAGGTTTTCCGCAAACTTGCTTTGGCTATGGCGCAACCAGGCGGATTTGTCGCCCATTTGAGCATTCCTACCGCAGTGCAGACAAGTTTAGTTGAGAACATATCCTTGCCTAAACTAGATGTTACTCCGTTTCCGATGACTGCTTCAAAACAAGCGATCGCAAAATCTGTAGAGTTATTATCATCTGGCCCCTTTGCCATCTGGGTTGGTTTCGGTGCGCGTAACGCAGCAGAGGAAATCATTGAACTCGCTGAAAGAACCGGAGCAGCAGTCATGTGTTCACCCCGTGGTAAAGGTATCTTCCCTGAAGATCATCCCCAGTTTGTGGGTGTTACAGGTTTAGGCGGTCATGCTTCCGTCTTAACTTATATGGAACAACAACCTCCACTACGCACACTCGTATTAGGAACTCGCCTTGGTGAACCTACTTCCTTCTGGAGTTCGGCACTAGTTCCAAAAGAAGGTTTTATCCATGTAGATATTGATCCCGAAGTGCCAGGTGTAGCCTATCCCCACGTTGAAACTTTGGCAATTCAGTCTGATATCAAAGCTTTTGTGGAAGAGTTATTGCAGCAATTACCGGATGCTCCTGATTCCACAACTTTGCCACTACCTCGTCCAGAACACAAAGCAATTGAACCTGCACCAGAGGTAGATTATCCAGTGCGGCCAGAAGTATTGATGGCAGCAATTCAAAAGATCATTGTTGAAGATACCGATGCCGTAGTAATGGCGGAGTGTGGTAACTCCTTTACTTGGTCAACTCATCTCCTCCAATTTTCCGAAGCCAATCGTTACCGAGTCAGCACCGGAGTTGGCGCAATGGGTCACGCCGTTACCGGAGTATTGGGTGCAGCGTTGGCTAGCAATAGCAAAGCTGTAGGGATTGTTGGCGATGGAGCAATGCTGATGAATAACGAAATCAGCACAGCCGTGAAATATAAAATTCCTGCAATCTGGATTGTACTCAACGATGCGCGTTACAACATGTGCCATCAAGGGATGAAAATCTTGGGATTAAAGGGCGCAGATGCAACACTTCCACCAACAAACTTCGCCATGATTGCTCGTGGTATGGGAGCAGAAGCACTCGTAGTCGTCAGAGAGTCAGAGATCGAAGCAGCATTACAACAAGCGATCGCATCAAATGCTCCCTTTCTGATCGATGTCGTGATTGACGCTGATCGACCAGCACCCTCTGGTGCACGTAATAAAAGTTTAGCAGCACAAGGAGTCAAATCAAATTCGGCTAAAAATCCAGCCAAGCAAATTTCATTTCCAATGGTTTAA
- the scyB gene encoding tryptophan dehydrogenase ScyB has product MLLFETVREMGHEQVLFCHGKNPEIKAIIAIHDTTLGPAMGATRLLPYVNEEAALKDALRLSRGMTYKAACANIPAGGGKAVIIANPENKTDDLLRAYGRFVDSLNGRFITGQDVNITPGDVRTISQETKHVVGVSEKSGGPAPITSLGVFLGIKAAVESRWQSKRLDGMKVAVQGLGNVGKNLCRHLHEHDVKLFVSDVDPVKAEEAKRLFGATIVEPADIYSLDVDIFAPCALGGILNSHTIPFLKASIIAGAANNQLENEQLHSQMLAKKGILYSPDYVINAGGLINVYNEMIGYDEEKAFKQVHNIYDTLLAIFDISKQQAITTNDAAKRLAEDRIQSGKRNKTKAIAA; this is encoded by the coding sequence ATGCTGCTATTTGAAACTGTTAGAGAAATGGGTCACGAACAAGTTCTCTTCTGTCATGGTAAAAATCCTGAAATTAAGGCGATTATTGCTATCCATGACACGACCTTGGGCCCAGCGATGGGAGCTACAAGACTCTTACCTTATGTCAACGAAGAAGCTGCTTTAAAAGATGCCCTTCGTTTGAGTCGTGGGATGACATATAAAGCTGCATGTGCAAACATCCCGGCTGGTGGCGGAAAAGCAGTCATTATCGCTAATCCGGAAAATAAAACAGATGATCTGTTAAGAGCTTATGGACGTTTTGTTGATAGTCTAAATGGGCGTTTTATTACCGGACAAGATGTAAATATTACCCCCGGCGATGTGCGGACAATCAGTCAAGAAACGAAACATGTAGTTGGGGTATCAGAAAAATCTGGTGGGCCTGCTCCCATAACATCATTAGGAGTTTTTCTTGGAATTAAAGCTGCTGTAGAATCTCGTTGGCAAAGCAAAAGACTTGATGGCATGAAAGTTGCAGTTCAAGGCTTAGGAAATGTAGGTAAAAACCTCTGCCGCCACTTACATGAGCATGATGTCAAACTTTTTGTTAGCGATGTAGACCCTGTAAAAGCGGAAGAAGCAAAACGGCTTTTTGGCGCAACTATTGTAGAACCCGCCGATATTTACTCTCTTGATGTAGATATCTTTGCTCCTTGCGCTTTAGGAGGAATTCTTAATAGTCATACAATTCCTTTCTTAAAAGCTTCTATTATTGCTGGTGCAGCGAATAATCAATTGGAGAATGAGCAGCTACATAGTCAAATGCTTGCTAAAAAAGGGATTCTTTACAGCCCTGATTATGTAATTAATGCTGGAGGGCTAATCAACGTTTACAACGAAATGATTGGCTATGACGAAGAAAAAGCTTTTAAGCAAGTGCATAACATTTATGACACACTACTAGCAATTTTTGATATTTCTAAACAGCAGGCAATTACTACTAACGATGCTGCTAAACGGTTAGCAGAAGACCGGATTCAGAGCGGCAAACGAAACAAAACTAAAGCGATCGCAGCTTAA
- the scyC gene encoding scytonemin biosynthesis cyclase/decarboxylase ScyC (ScyC, an enzyme in the biosynthesis pathway for the cyanobacterial natural sunscreen scytonemin, performs a cyclization and decarboxylation on the compound ScyA produces.), with amino-acid sequence MEKNTFATSAYIATSPESAFEYLCSLKNLDEWTLYSRMKEQIDEDTWLGTASGYHKNLYYHVKKLENPLFYGIEWHCGLEYQKYFQVYPVLLFPTDYIEPGTDEKGVYFHWLSFVDPKRQTQMIMQGIHTVHTSECRSLKGNLERKAGLTSAAKGRHFIDTDTIYVDAPIEIGIEYLKDLRNIDEWAHLLRPNGDITSESGEFKDEYDQKVKVSVRVHSLSKYYLLEQEHFYPDYEYYQRSVALLIPTAYAFADPEASGFILHRITFWKTDGTVTHGKLQIEDFGAESMNIKRLLEAKAGNLKSFDRGMSYLPKTPEALVNSH; translated from the coding sequence GTGGAAAAGAATACCTTTGCAACATCAGCTTACATTGCTACTTCACCAGAGAGCGCCTTTGAGTATCTTTGTAGTTTAAAAAACTTAGACGAATGGACGCTTTATAGCCGGATGAAAGAGCAAATTGACGAAGATACCTGGCTCGGAACTGCATCTGGTTATCACAAAAACCTCTATTATCACGTTAAAAAATTAGAAAATCCGCTTTTCTACGGCATTGAGTGGCATTGTGGATTAGAGTATCAGAAATATTTTCAGGTTTACCCAGTTTTGTTATTTCCCACCGACTACATCGAGCCGGGAACAGATGAAAAAGGTGTATACTTCCATTGGTTGAGCTTTGTCGATCCAAAACGACAAACTCAGATGATTATGCAGGGAATTCACACGGTACATACTTCCGAGTGTCGTTCTCTAAAAGGTAATTTGGAACGCAAAGCTGGTCTGACCTCAGCAGCCAAAGGTCGCCACTTTATCGATACAGATACCATCTATGTTGATGCCCCAATTGAAATCGGCATTGAATACTTAAAAGACCTACGGAATATAGATGAGTGGGCACATCTACTGCGTCCAAATGGTGATATTACTTCTGAATCAGGTGAATTCAAAGATGAATATGACCAGAAAGTAAAAGTTTCCGTGCGGGTTCATAGTCTGAGCAAATACTACTTGCTTGAACAAGAACATTTTTATCCAGACTACGAATATTATCAGCGTTCTGTAGCGTTACTCATCCCAACCGCTTATGCATTCGCTGACCCCGAAGCTTCAGGTTTTATCCTGCATCGAATCACATTCTGGAAAACAGATGGAACCGTCACTCACGGCAAACTTCAAATTGAAGACTTTGGCGCTGAGAGCATGAACATCAAACGTTTACTCGAAGCCAAAGCTGGAAACCTCAAATCATTTGACCGAGGAATGAGCTACCTCCCAAAAACTCCAGAAGCACTAGTAAATAGTCATTAG
- a CDS encoding ScyD/ScyE family protein, with the protein MKLKQLTITILTFCVAAFSGIKAASAASFSVIADGLYNAGGLSFSPDGNLYVTEAGIGGSGGCVPPASGQGDSLCYGTSGAVTKIENGKTERILTGLPSLALPDGTGAAGPRDIKFDAQGKPYVLIGYGANPAFRDRNLGNTDLAKIIAPDFNTNSWTSVADLGNYELTNNPDGGDVDSNPLGFVIDGKKLLAVDAGANDLLSVNTDGNNLQAMVAFPQDILANPVFPPSGTPSNEPAQVPSQGEVVQGPSQFASQPVPSSVTKGPDGAYYISQFTGFPFPEGGAKIYKVGADGKPTVYADGFTQLTDLEFDPEGNLYALQYANQSAWKGDFDGSVIKIAPDGTRTTLLSGDGLESPSALTIGADGAVYVTNRGDRPGDGQVLRIENIKSVPEPDSALGILAIAAFGVGCLHKKKATKPPINGAVALK; encoded by the coding sequence ATGAAACTGAAACAACTTACCATTACTATCCTCACTTTTTGTGTTGCCGCTTTTTCTGGAATCAAAGCTGCCTCAGCTGCATCCTTTTCTGTAATCGCCGACGGTCTATATAACGCCGGAGGTCTGAGCTTTAGCCCTGATGGTAATCTCTATGTTACAGAGGCAGGAATAGGGGGAAGTGGAGGTTGTGTTCCACCAGCAAGCGGTCAAGGCGATTCCTTATGCTATGGCACAAGTGGGGCAGTTACCAAAATTGAGAATGGTAAAACCGAACGCATACTTACAGGACTTCCTTCCTTAGCATTACCAGATGGTACTGGAGCCGCCGGCCCTCGTGATATCAAATTTGATGCTCAAGGTAAACCTTATGTTCTAATTGGGTATGGGGCTAATCCAGCCTTTCGCGATCGCAATTTAGGTAATACTGACCTCGCTAAAATCATCGCTCCCGACTTTAACACTAATTCCTGGACGAGTGTTGCCGATTTAGGTAACTATGAACTCACCAACAATCCCGATGGTGGTGATGTTGATAGCAATCCCTTGGGTTTCGTGATAGATGGCAAAAAGTTGCTTGCAGTTGATGCCGGTGCAAATGACTTACTCAGTGTTAACACTGATGGCAATAATTTGCAGGCGATGGTTGCATTTCCCCAAGATATATTAGCTAATCCCGTCTTTCCACCCTCCGGTACACCATCCAATGAACCGGCGCAAGTGCCATCTCAAGGGGAAGTGGTGCAAGGCCCATCGCAGTTTGCAAGCCAGCCAGTACCCTCAAGTGTGACCAAAGGCCCCGATGGCGCTTATTACATCAGCCAATTTACAGGTTTTCCCTTCCCAGAAGGTGGGGCAAAAATCTATAAAGTCGGTGCTGATGGCAAGCCAACAGTATATGCAGATGGCTTTACCCAACTCACAGACTTGGAATTTGATCCTGAAGGCAATTTATATGCTTTGCAGTACGCCAATCAGTCAGCCTGGAAGGGTGATTTTGATGGTTCTGTCATCAAAATAGCTCCCGATGGGACACGCACAACTCTTCTGAGTGGGGATGGATTAGAGTCGCCTAGCGCCTTGACTATTGGTGCTGATGGTGCAGTATACGTCACAAACCGAGGCGATCGCCCTGGAGATGGACAAGTTCTCAGAATTGAAAATATCAAATCTGTACCTGAACCTGATTCTGCTTTGGGCATATTAGCGATCGCTGCTTTTGGCGTTGGTTGCTTGCACAAAAAGAAAGCAACTAAACCTCCCATAAACGGAGCCGTGGCGCTCAAGTAA